One window of Centropristis striata isolate RG_2023a ecotype Rhode Island chromosome 23, C.striata_1.0, whole genome shotgun sequence genomic DNA carries:
- the LOC131961953 gene encoding uncharacterized protein LOC131961953: protein MLYSPNQESAVLGDHSQPSTSELDTSSSSSSADTFIIERDPLPESGEPIFSLPESREDRSWKPCRACKAEMEKLVEEKAKLQDVLCGISGEHLEALKSFLNKVEQIQPQADVGAPKHRSGKQELYPESGLFVSSTRLAAIHAEAKKDCLRLFHLLFDEFFTAEECRNAVAFGKHGKVPDGKTVLDKFKVSGILTYIMRCSTLDGWTPVEKSKVKKAFINKCRIRATTL from the exons ATGTTGTACAGTCCAAACCAAGAATCTGCTGTTCTTGGGGACCACAGCCAGCCTAGTACGTCTGAACTTGACACTTCTTCAAGCTCGTCATCTGCGGATACTTTCATCATCGAGCGTGATCCACTTCCAGAATCTGGAGAGCCAATTTTCAGTTTGCCTGAATCAAGAGAAGACAGGTCATGGAAGCCATGCAGGGCATGCAAGGCAGAGATGGAAAAATTAGTGGAGGAGAAGGCCAAACTGCAGGATGTGCTGTGCGGtataa GTGGTGAGCACCTGGAGGCATTAAAAAGCTTTCTGAACAAAGTGGAACAGATCCAACCGCAGGCTGATGTTGGGGCTCCAAAACACAGATCTGGAAAGCAAGAGCTGTATCCAGAAAGTGGCCTATTCGTGTCTTCTACCCGCCTGGCTGCAATACATGCAGAAGCAAAGAAGGACTGCCTCAGATTGTTCCATCTTCTTTTTGATGAGTTTTTTACTGCAGAGGAGTGCCGAAATGCTGTGGCCTTTGGGAAGCACGGGAAGGTGCCAGATGGGAAGACAGTCCTGGATAAGTTCAAAGTCAGTGGGATTCTAA cTTACATCATGCGCTGTAGTACCCTGGATGGATGGACACCGGTGGAGAAAAGTAAGGTCAAAAAAGCCTTCATAAACAAATGCCGCATCAGGGCCACAACGCTGTAA
- the LOC131961948 gene encoding uncharacterized protein LOC131961948, translated as MAQRHNSRWRRKVKSQQNTCKRYRRKQDTQGQENRDDCRTEQETSSANLEADDVADLEDSSITNLCDLHNTNHTSQCSGHTSEMHHSGLNVESEPEQPFHTDTFVDHLPEFVEEDENVLFDDDLSFYDDLSFEDGLELNQEEGTEPKSPTNTGDNPIYRDAPVSVAESLLLIMTFANRHKITGKALSDLLTLISLHCPSDIQTECLQNLHKFKQFFDDSSSPLLHKYCSACFMTVESTDNQCKTCEASVLMEGSTSYFIEVPIEAQLKRLFAKEGFEEKLMFRFNRHKKCHDSIEDIYDGEAYQKLTTCHGPLNDSRNISLMWNTDGIPIFKSSKFSVWPFYCVINELNFVERTKRENMIFAGLWFGDSKPSMLTFLEPLCETLNKIERDGISVQFAGAQEPFLCKAFTIAGTCDLPAKALVYNTVQFNGQFGCLKCEQPGQTVKTGERGHVHAFPFQKTDPKGPPRTHKGFVDNAKMAYDSNSIVRGVKGPTFLSRLKSYDLVLGTGIDYMHSVLLGVMRLLMFLWFSTEFSRCAFSMVRSIREVDKRMKEIRPPFLIRFPRSVSSHRMFFKASEYRSILLFFGPVVFRGILAGLYYNHFLLLSEAIFILMMESITPAQIDHAEKLLWNFCSQMSGLYGERYMIANIHLLVHLADSVRALGPLWTHSCFHFEDKNGYLLRLIHGTQNIPVQMVNAVKTIQSLPSITQNIKLNTVATEFLARMTNGTSYQAVNVDNSVAMIGAAFNRCLETDDMSLLEQFRGQGLYTNVVKAYNRAQIGKTVYTSKQYVKAKRRNNSTVLFCDGMQIKYGQIELLCSYKEGQNEMNLVFVNEFAVAGINLLRDTLTGGTCFHIVSLLEVPVKRTVVGLESILGKLMFIDLSSMPGIVFAAHFPNKLERD; from the exons ATGGCACAGAGGCACAACTCACGTTGGAGGAGAAAAGTGAAGAGCCAACAAAATACTTGCAAAAGATACAGAAGAAAG caggacacacaaggaCAGGAGAACAGAG ATGACTGCCGCACTGAGCAAGAGACCAGTTCTGCTAATCTGGAAGCTGATGACGTTGCAGATCTGGAAGACTCTTCAATCACAAATTTGTGTGACCTCCATAACACCAACCATACATCCCAGTGCAGTGGACACACAAGTGAGATGCATCACTCTGGACTTAATGTTGAATCAGAGCCTGAACAGCCTTTTCACACAGATACATTTGTTGATCACCTTCCTGAATTTGTTGAAGAAGAcgaaaatgtgttatttgacGATGACCTGTCATTTTATGATGACCTGTCATTTGAGGACGGTTTAGAGCTAAACCAAGAGGAGGGAACAGAACCCAAAAGCCCTACAAACACTGGAGATAATCCAATTTACAGAGATGCGCCAGTTTCTGTTGCAGAGAGTCTTCTCCTCATAATGACTTttgcaaatagacacaaaataacaggaaaAGCTCTCAGTGACTTGCTTACACTAATCTCTCTGCACTGCCCCTCTGATATCCAGACTGAATGTCTTCAGAATTTACAcaaatttaaacaattttttgaCGATTCCTCCTCTCCGCTTTTGCACAAATACTGTAGTGCATGCTTCATGACTGTTGAGAGTACAGACAACCAGTGTAAAACCTGTGAAGCCAGTGTGTTGATGGAGGGATCAACTTCCTATTTTATTGAGGTTCCCATTGAAGCACAACTGAAGAGATTGTTTGCTAAGGAAGGTTTTGAAGAAAAACTTATGTTCAGGtttaatagacacaaaaagtgtCATGACAGTATTGAGGACATATATGACGGAGAAgcctatcagaaattgactactTGTCATGGCCCTCTCAATGATTCCAGAAACATTTCTTTAATGTGGAACACTGATGGCATACCCATTTTTAAGTCTTCAAAGTTTTCTGTGTGGCCTTTTTATTGTGTCATAAACGAGTTAAACTTTGTTGAACGCACTAAACGAGAAAACATGATATTTGCAGGTCTTTGGTTTGGGGACTCAAAGCCGTCAATGTTGACATTCCTTGAACCACTATGTGAAACTCTGAACAAAATCGAAAGAGATGGAATTTCTGTTCAATTTGCAGGAGCTCAAGAGCCTTTCCTATGCAAAGCCTTTACCATTGCAGGTACCTGCGATTTGCCCGCAAAAGCATTGGTATATAATACTGTTCAATTCAATGGACAGTTTGGGTGTCTAAAGTGTGAACAGCCAGGTCAAACAGTAAAGACAGGAGAAAGAGGTCATGTCCATGCCTTTCCTTTCCAGAAGACAGATCCAAAAGGCCCGCCTCGTACCCACAAGGGGTTTGTAGATAATGCGAAGATGGCCTATGATTCCAACAGCATTGTACGTGGGGTGAAGGGACCTACCTTTCTCAGTAGACTAAAAAGCTATGATTTGGTCTTGGGTACAGGTATAGACTATATGCACTCTGTACTACTGGGAGTAATGCGtctattgatgtttttgtggttttccaCAGAGTTTTCCCGATGTGCATTCAGTATGGTTAGGTCAATCAGAGAAGTTGACAAACGCATGAAAGAAATAAGACCGCCATTTTTGATTAGATTCCCTCGTTCTGTGTCCTCTCACAGAATGTTCTTTAAAGCATCTGAGTATCGGtccattttgctgttttttgggCCAGTTGTATTCCGGGGCATTCTTGCAGGCCTGTACTACAACCATTTCCTGCTCCTTAGTGAAGCGATCTTCATTCTTATGATGGAATCAATAACCCCTGCGCAAATAGATCATGCTGAAAAACTACTTTGGAATTTCTGTTCTCAAATGAGTGGACTTTATGGTGAACGATACATGATAGCCAATATCCACTTACTTGTCCATTTAGCAGATAGTGTAAGAGCTCTTGGACCTCTGTGGACACACTCTTGCTTTCACTTTGAAGACAAAAATGGGTACTTACTTCGTCTTATACATGGGACCCAGAATATACCTGTCCAAATGGTTAATGCTGTAAAGACTATACAGTCTCTCCCTAGCATCACACAAAACATAAAGCTGAACACAGTAGCTACCGAGTTTTTGGCCAGAATGACAAATGGCACTAGTTATCAAGCTGTTAATGTTGACAATAGTGTGGCCATGATAGGGGCAGCATTCAACAGATGTCTTGAAACTGATGATATGTCTCTTCTGGAACAGTTTCGTGGTCAGGGTTTATATACTAATGTTGTCAAGGCATATAACAGAGCTCAAATAGGGAAAACGGTTTACACTTCCAAGCAGTATGTCAAAGCCAAAAGACGGAACAATTCCACAGTGTTATTTTGTGATGGTATGCAGATCAAATATGGTCAGATTGAATTATTGTGTTCCTACAAAGAAGGTCAAAATGAGATGAATCTTGTATTTGTGAATGAATTTGCAGTTGCAGGTATAAATCTTCTAAGGGACACTTTGACAGGTGGGACATGTTTCCATATTGTGAGCCTCTTGGAAGTTCCTGTAAAAAGGACAGTAGTTGGACTTGAAAGTATTTTGGGAAAGTTGATGTTTATTGATTTGTCCTCAATGCCTGGTATTGTGTTTGCTGCACATTTCCCTAACAAACTTGAAAGGGACTAA